The genome window TGGAGTGAATACTGGACGACTCCTTGGGGATTAGCGTCACAGATGAGACCCTGGACCGAAGCGGCTCATCGAACGCCCTCAGGGAAGCGCCCAGTCGGAACAGAAATCAACCAAATGTTATGGTGATGAGCTACGAAAATTTAGCATCAGGTAAAAACATACAAAAGCATATTTGAAATCTACTCACTATCTTGTAATAGGATTTACTCCTTTGGTATAATGGAAAGAGTTTAGGGGGGCGTCACATGGAGAGCCGAATTGATCGTATAAAAAAACAGTTGCATAGTGCTAGTTATAAGCTGACGCCGCAGCGAGAAGCAACAGTTGCTGTACTGCTTGAGCACGAGGAAGACCACCTAAGTGCAGAAGATGTTTACCTTTTAGTAAAAGAAAAGGCACCAGAAATTGGTCTTGCTACTGTCTATAGAACGTTAGAGTTACTAACTGAGCTCAAAATTGTCGACAAAATCAACTTTGGCGATGGCGTTTCGCGCTATGATT of Lysinibacillus agricola contains these proteins:
- a CDS encoding Fur family transcriptional regulator; translation: MESRIDRIKKQLHSASYKLTPQREATVAVLLEHEEDHLSAEDVYLLVKEKAPEIGLATVYRTLELLTELKIVDKINFGDGVSRYDLRQEGAAHFHHHLVCIECGAVDEIQEDLLEDVEAVVEKRWNFIIKDHRLTFHGICWRCHDKNDESNEEN